The Phycisphaerae bacterium sequence GGATACCGGGTCTTTCAGGTCCGCAAGCCGAAGAACCGGCACTTGGTCGATATACGACCGGTTACCGCTCTCCCGCCGGCGAAACGTATTGGCGGCATCCTTGTTGTCACTCCCGAAGAACTGATCGCGGAGAAGGTGATGGCCTATCACTGCCGCAAAGGCCATCCGAAGTCCGGAACCGACTGGCGGGACCTGGCCATGCTGCTGCTAACCTTTCCAAAGCTCAAGAAGAAGGACAGTCTGGTCCTGGACCGCCTCAGAGCGGCGGATGCGGATGAGGCCGTCGTTGCCACTTGGCATGAGTTGGTGGCGCAGGAGATCAAGCCACCTCAGGAAGATGACGAGTT is a genomic window containing:
- a CDS encoding nucleotidyl transferase AbiEii/AbiGii toxin family protein, which encodes MRERVPLTAVHEAVLEFLSRVNDAVLFGAQAVNAYVEEPRMTENVDVLSPRARELAEQLTRFLRERLHIAARVREIGQGRGYRVFQVRKPKNRHLVDIRPVTALPPAKRIGGILVVTPEELIAEKVMAYHCRKGHPKSGTDWRDLAMLLLTFPKLKKKDSLVLDRLRAADADEAVVATWHELVAQEIKPPQEDDEF